A section of the Deltaproteobacteria bacterium genome encodes:
- a CDS encoding tetratricopeptide repeat protein gives MIRSTNRTRRNSAFLPVVLLALMASCTPTSGAYGSFPLTPPDGGEHETQARGRRDAYYYFTAAQLHLNRGEIEKAIENYKMAIENDPSSALLYTDLAHIYIRKGNNDLAFKYLKRAVEADDSYVPAYLYLGELHTMLKQTAEAVEMYRKAIALAPEDSKPYILLGNLYASQKSYDKAVEVYGELVRIKPDSIMAHYYLGRIESERGRYEEAIRHYGKAIDINPSFAAAYFELGLAYEFAGKLDKAVETYRTAVRLMPHNINLRNRLGHIYIQLNELDKALEEFKVLKKHRNTGIDAGVKMGLIYFEQKRYDEAAREFEEILAVHPELHKVRYYLGTVYEEKGDLEGAAAQFARIPADDSIYVDAKIRLAFIYERQGRYDDAINGIKDTLEIRRDDEELYRLLVSVYKKAGRITEAMEAVQQALERSPGNPELHFMLGVLYDDAGMDDKTLAEMHKVIEIDPDHANALNYIGYTYAEKGIRLDEAEKYILRALSIKPESGHIIDSLGWVYFKKGEYSKAVTELERAVKYLPNDAVVMEHLGDAYLMRSSKEKAIEAYRKARELAPENSSLKSKIEKLERELAISP, from the coding sequence ATGATACGTAGCACGAACCGCACGAGGCGAAACTCCGCCTTCCTGCCCGTCGTCCTCCTTGCCCTCATGGCCTCATGCACGCCCACATCGGGCGCCTACGGGAGCTTCCCGCTGACACCGCCTGACGGGGGAGAGCACGAGACGCAGGCGCGAGGGCGACGTGACGCATACTACTACTTCACGGCGGCCCAGCTCCACCTCAACAGGGGCGAGATCGAAAAGGCCATAGAAAACTACAAGATGGCCATCGAGAACGACCCCTCGTCGGCGCTCCTCTATACCGACCTGGCCCACATCTACATAAGGAAGGGCAACAACGACCTGGCCTTCAAGTACCTCAAGCGGGCCGTCGAGGCGGACGACAGTTACGTGCCGGCCTACCTCTACCTCGGCGAGCTCCACACCATGCTCAAGCAGACGGCCGAGGCCGTGGAGATGTACAGAAAGGCCATAGCCCTCGCCCCCGAGGACTCCAAGCCCTACATCCTGCTCGGCAACCTCTACGCCTCGCAGAAGTCCTACGACAAGGCCGTGGAGGTCTACGGCGAGCTCGTCAGGATAAAGCCCGACTCCATAATGGCCCACTACTACCTGGGCAGGATCGAGTCCGAGCGCGGCCGTTACGAGGAGGCGATCCGCCACTACGGCAAGGCCATAGACATAAACCCCTCCTTCGCTGCGGCCTACTTCGAGCTCGGCCTCGCCTACGAGTTCGCCGGCAAGCTCGACAAGGCGGTGGAGACCTACCGCACGGCCGTAAGGCTCATGCCCCACAACATCAACCTGCGCAACCGTCTCGGCCACATCTACATCCAGTTGAACGAGCTCGACAAGGCGCTCGAAGAGTTCAAGGTGCTCAAGAAGCACAGGAACACCGGCATAGACGCCGGCGTCAAGATGGGCCTCATCTACTTCGAGCAGAAGCGCTACGACGAGGCGGCACGGGAGTTCGAGGAGATCCTCGCCGTCCACCCCGAGCTCCACAAGGTGCGCTACTACCTCGGCACGGTCTACGAGGAGAAGGGGGACCTCGAGGGCGCGGCGGCCCAGTTCGCCAGGATACCGGCGGACGACAGCATATACGTCGACGCCAAGATAAGGCTCGCATTCATATACGAGAGACAGGGCCGCTACGACGACGCCATAAACGGCATAAAGGACACCCTCGAAATAAGGCGCGACGACGAGGAACTCTACAGGCTCCTCGTATCGGTCTACAAGAAGGCCGGCCGCATCACCGAGGCCATGGAGGCGGTGCAGCAGGCCCTGGAGCGCTCGCCCGGCAACCCCGAGCTCCACTTCATGCTCGGCGTCCTCTACGATGACGCCGGCATGGACGACAAGACCCTGGCCGAGATGCACAAGGTCATAGAGATCGACCCCGACCACGCCAACGCCCTCAACTACATAGGCTACACCTACGCGGAAAAGGGCATAAGACTCGACGAAGCCGAGAAGTACATACTCAGGGCCCTGTCGATAAAGCCCGAGAGCGGACACATCATAGACAGCCTCGGCTGGGTCTACTTCAAGAAGGGCGAGTACAGCAAGGCGGTGACGGAACTGGAGCGTGCCGTAAAGTACCTGCCCAACGACGCCGTGGTCATGGAGCACCTCGGCGACGCCTACCTCATGCGAAGCTCCAAGGAGAAGGCCATCGAGGCGTACCGCAAGGCCCGTGAGCTGGCGCCGGAGAACAGCTCGCTCAAGAGCAAGATCGAAAAGCTCGAAAGGGAACTCGCGATCAGCCCCTGA
- a CDS encoding universal stress protein: protein MTAQDKSAGQFKKILFPTDFSSASESALSHALTIAVKFSARLYVLHVIDTSREAAGFYVPHLSYEKLDGEMRAGAKQMLDKFCVSNLRDFEDYEPVILMGAPDVEITNFARNSGVDLIVMATHGMSGIERLIFGSTTERVLRKSGCPVLMVPPSEGGS, encoded by the coding sequence ATGACAGCGCAGGATAAGAGTGCAGGACAGTTCAAGAAGATCCTCTTCCCCACCGACTTCTCTTCCGCCTCGGAGTCGGCCCTGAGCCACGCCCTCACCATCGCCGTGAAGTTTTCGGCAAGGCTCTACGTGCTCCACGTGATAGACACGTCGAGGGAGGCGGCCGGCTTCTACGTGCCCCATCTCTCCTACGAGAAGCTCGACGGGGAGATGCGCGCCGGCGCGAAGCAGATGCTCGACAAGTTCTGCGTCAGTAACCTCCGCGACTTCGAAGACTACGAGCCCGTCATATTGATGGGAGCCCCCGACGTGGAGATCACGAACTTCGCCAGGAACAGCGGCGTGGACCTCATAGTCATGGCCACCCACGGCATGTCGGGCATCGAGAGACTCATATTCGGAAGCACCACGGAGCGGGTGCTGAGAAAGAGCGGGTGTCCGGTGCTCATGGTCCCTCCTTCCGAGGGAGGAAGCTGA
- a CDS encoding twin-arginine translocase subunit TatB: protein MFGIGFSEIIIILVIALIVLGPDKLPDIAKVLGRTFGEFRKAVDELKKSVDVTGGIDAEKVKRDLSIDGPFLQTGAEASGTPAAKKAVRRRSRSAAAAKAAARGAATAADSRSGPAGDESAAVDRKDAAERPGTEKG, encoded by the coding sequence ATGTTCGGCATAGGTTTCTCGGAGATAATAATAATACTCGTCATCGCCCTCATCGTCCTCGGCCCCGACAAGCTGCCCGACATCGCAAAGGTGCTGGGCAGGACCTTCGGCGAGTTCAGGAAGGCGGTGGACGAGCTCAAAAAGAGCGTTGACGTCACCGGGGGCATCGATGCCGAGAAGGTCAAGCGGGACCTCAGTATCGACGGCCCCTTCCTTCAGACGGGCGCCGAGGCGAGCGGGACGCCGGCCGCTAAGAAGGCGGTAAGGCGCAGGTCCAGGAGCGCGGCGGCGGCCAAGGCGGCTGCGCGGGGCGCCGCAACGGCCGCCGACTCCCGAAGCGGCCCGGCCGGAGACGAGAGCGCCGCAGTGGACCGCAAGGACGCCGCCGAGCGGCCAGGGACCGAAAAAGGATAA
- the tatC gene encoding twin-arginine translocase subunit TatC: MTKERQSDDLGRMSFTGHLKELRERLVVSVAAIVVCFAITYYYAVEVYMILSEPLLPALPEDQRFLAFTGVVEPFFTYLKAAFVAAIIMASPVLLFEAWAFVAPGLYRGERKWFAPVVVASFLLFILGVYFGYKVVFPIGFKYLLSFAGPELKPVLSMGAYFSLATKLLIAFGIVFQLPLVILVLARLGIVDAPMLIGWWRYALLLSIVVGAVLTPPDVFSQLLMGGPIMILYGLGIIIAMLFGKKKPGVPEDEEEEEEDDPWSIKKKTDDGES, translated from the coding sequence ATGACAAAGGAGAGACAGTCCGACGACCTGGGACGCATGTCCTTTACAGGCCACCTCAAGGAGCTTCGTGAAAGACTCGTTGTGAGCGTGGCCGCCATAGTCGTCTGCTTCGCCATCACCTACTACTACGCCGTAGAGGTCTACATGATCCTCTCGGAGCCGCTCCTGCCGGCGCTGCCCGAGGACCAGAGGTTCCTGGCCTTCACGGGCGTGGTCGAGCCCTTCTTCACCTACCTCAAGGCCGCCTTCGTGGCGGCCATCATCATGGCCAGCCCCGTCCTCCTCTTCGAGGCGTGGGCCTTCGTAGCCCCCGGTCTCTACAGGGGCGAGAGGAAGTGGTTCGCGCCCGTGGTGGTGGCGTCGTTTTTGCTCTTCATCCTCGGCGTCTACTTCGGATACAAGGTCGTCTTCCCCATAGGATTCAAGTACCTGCTGAGCTTCGCCGGCCCCGAGCTCAAGCCGGTGCTCTCCATGGGCGCATACTTCTCGCTGGCCACCAAGCTGCTCATCGCCTTCGGCATCGTCTTCCAGCTCCCGCTCGTCATTCTGGTGCTGGCAAGGCTCGGCATTGTGGACGCCCCCATGCTCATCGGCTGGTGGCGCTACGCCCTTCTGCTCTCCATAGTCGTGGGCGCCGTTCTCACGCCGCCGGACGTCTTCAGTCAGCTCCTCATGGGCGGACCCATAATGATCCTCTACGGCCTCGGCATAATCATAGCCATGCTCTTCGGCAAGAAGAAACCCGGGGTCCCGGAGGATGAGGAGGAAGAAGAGGAGGACGACCCCTGGTCCATAAAGAAGAAGACCGACGACGGGGAGAGCTGA